The Manihot esculenta cultivar AM560-2 chromosome 11, M.esculenta_v8, whole genome shotgun sequence genome includes a region encoding these proteins:
- the LOC122724998 gene encoding uncharacterized protein LOC122724998, with translation MTRHRKVPRNLHEFVSDDDIPGKLSIFKCTGRTIGKGKSRYMTEDEIQAAQTYILLNCPEVKTYIDIYVERVKSTQPNITDAAVDEKLERDFVKWFYKYAHELPNNVQNQLIQDVAKGPLRSVTTFNGYCVNGCKFNTINGSSSSNSMNFGVCIKGSNYSSEESDYYGQLVEVLRLEYPGLPIKRTVLFKFDWFDPTPSTGTKVHRQYRIIDINNKRRYSKYEPFVLASQATQVVYASYPSKRRDKNDWWAVMKVKGRPIVEVSQTSSKTYEDYAERKTNFLVTLILMQMQTVIMSTIHMNQTKFIYILKKFGVVYFIYYSMRGRGRVSKPRGPVQLPASASQEDANTDDGQEHEAHIPRPPTGLGDTKLQIWVPLASSVQPSHRDRSYTPVPPSADAQLPRPLPPPHRHSLHPHHPTAAPRPAVSHIHSPHFASPSGTASARGTGSASASTPSSTLASAPASAASTTAVGGTQSFRQTISLINNNLHPSEMCSRRITLIVKERLVEEGHCWKTVPNETKEFYWQEFKKYFLWDQAIDSLVKIAWQKKAAERYRGLMWEIRKGKAKNLATPDSVLRKWQETWNTSEYKEKCEKFSANRRSEAGGSGSGISRHACGSVSQYTHQRRMRERLGREPHPHELFETTHKRKGTEEFVDARSKAIYDKYVQLKEAATHQQEGSNEPTPINEAQLYYEAVGGQKKSRVYGLGSQASAYFHEPSHCSASYTSAPPVDPPTIETMNRMQNKIDRLETENSQITTRLDKLQTIMHRMIAQQGIGTSTQTSGPTAPPAPSPQQHRDDAPVIGDHHTDSDDDTDDELASLV, from the exons ATGACCAGACATCGAAAGGTTCCACGCAACTTGCATGAATTTGTCTCTGATGATGACATACCGGGTAAATTAAGCATATTCAAATGCACAGGTAGAACTATCGGAAAAGGAAAATCCAGATATATGACTGAAGATGAAATCCAAGCTGCTCAAACATATATTCTATTAAATTGTCCAGAGGTTAAAACATATATTGA CATTTATGTGGAGCGAGTAAAGTCGACACAACCAAATATCACAGATGCAGCTGTTGATGAAAAACTAGAGAGAGACTTTGTCAAATGGTTTTACAAGTATGCCCATGAATTGCCAAACAATGTACAAAATCAGCTTATACAAGATGTGGCAAAGGGACCACTCAGAAGTGTCACCACTTTTAATGGGTATTGTGTTAATGGATGTAAATTCAACACAATCAATGGAAGTTCAAGTAGTAACTCAATGAATTTTGGTGTATGTATAAAAGGGAGTAATTACAGTTCTGAAGAGAGTGACTACTATGGACAGTTGGTCGAGGTGTTACGATTGGAGTATCCAGGGCTACCAATTAAGCGGACTGTACTTTTCAAATTTGACTGGTTTGATCCAACACCAAGTACGGGCACCAAGGTACATAGACAGTATAGAATTATTGATATTAACAATAAGCGTAGATACAGTAAGTACGAGCCATTTGTATTGGCCTCTCAGGCAACACAAGTCGTTTATGCTTCATACCCGAGCAAGCGTCGTGACAAAAATGATTGGTGGGCTGTGATGAAAGTTAAAGGTAGACCCATTGTTGAAGTATCTCAAACGTCTTCAAAGACATATGAAGATTATGCTGAA AGGAAGACGAATTTCTTAGTGACCCTGATTCTGATGCAAATGCAGACGGTGATAATGAGTACAATTCATATGAATCAGACTAAATTCATCTATATACTAAAGAAGTTTGGAGttgtatatttcatttattactCA ATGAGGGGACGTGGAAGGGTTAGCAAGCCCAGAGGACCGGTTCAACTTCCTGCAAGTGCAAGTCAAGAGGACGCAAATACAGATGACGGACAAGAGCATGAGGCGCATATACCACGGCCACCGACGGGACTTGGGGATACGAAACTTCAGATATGGGTACCACTTGCATCCAGTGTACAGCCATCTCATAGAGATCGATCATATACACCAGTTCCACCATCTGCCGATGCACAGCTTCCCCGTCCCCTTCCACCACCTCACCGTCACAGTTTACATCCTCACCACCCTACTGCAGCTCCACGACCAGCGGTATCACATATACATTCACCTCATTTTGCATCCCCTTCTGGTACTGCATCCGCTAGAGGGACAGGATCTGCATCAGCATCTACTCCATCATCTACTCTTGCATCTGCTCCAGCATCAGCTGCATCGACCACTGCTGTAGGCGGAACACAGTCATTCCGACAGACTATTTCACTCATTAACAACAA TTTGCATCCGTCGGAGATGTGCAGCCGCAGGATAACTCTGATAGTGAAAGAAAGATTGGTCGAGGAAGGCCACTGTTGGAAGACTGTGCCCAATGAAACCAAGGAGTTTTATTGGCAGGAATTCAAG AAATACTTCCTATGGGACCAAGCAATTGACAGCTTGGTAAAAATTGCCTGGCAGAAAAAGGCAGCTGAGCGATACAGGGGCTTAATGTGGGAAATCCGGAAAGGGAAGGCGAAGAATCTTGCAACCCCTGATTCTGTTTTGAGGAAGTGGCAGGAAACTTGGAACACTTCTGAATACAAAGAGAAGTGTGAGAAGTTTTCTGCCAATAGGCGCAGTGAGGCTGGAGGTTCAGGATCTGGCATTTCCAGGCACGCATGCGGTTCTGTTTCACAGTACACCCACCAGCGGAGGATG AGGGAAAGACTAGGCAGAGAACCACATCCTCATGAGCTTTTTGAGACCACACATAAGAGAAAGGGAACGGAGGAGTTTGTTGATGCGAGATCAAaagctatttat GATAAATACGTACAACTGAAGGAGGCTGCTACACATCAACAGGAGGGAAGCAATGAGCCGACGCCCATAAATGAGGCCCAACTGTACTACGAAGCGGTTGGCGGACAGAAAAAGAGTCGAGTTTATGGGTTAGGGTCCCAGGCCTCAGCATATTTTCATGAGCCATCTCATTGTTCTGCATCATACACGTCTGCACCCCCAGTGGATCCTCCTACAATTGAAACAATGAACAGGATGCAGAATAAAATTGATCGGCTAGAGACAGAGAATAGTCAAATTACCACAAGGCTGGACAAGTTGCAGACGATTATGCATAGGATGATAGCACAACAGGGTATTGGGACATCCACTCAGACATCTGGTCCTACGGCACCTCCAGCTCCGTCTCCACAGCAGCATCGTGATGATGCTCCTGTCATTGGTGATCATCATACAGATAgtgatgatgatacagatgatgagctagctagtttagtttag